One Meiothermus sp. CFH 77666 genomic window carries:
- the carB gene encoding carbamoyl-phosphate synthase large subunit has product MPARTDLKKILIIGSGPITIGQAAEFDYSGTQAVKALRSVGYEVVLVNSNPATIMTDPELSEGTYLEPLTVEFLEKIIAQERPDALLPTLGGQTALNLSMALFEQGILEKYGVELIGANAAAIKKGEDREEFQKAMLKIGVDVPRGKMVHSLEEGLAFAREVTGYPVVVRPSFTLGGTGGGIAENEAEFIEILTRGLSLSPTHSALVEESIVGWKEYELEVMRDKNDTVVIITSIENVDPMGVHTGDSITVAPAQTLSDVEYQKMRDAAIAIIREIGVETGGSNIQFAIDPKTGRMIVIEMNPRVSRSSALASKATGFPIAKIAALLAVGYTLDEIPNDITQKTPASFEPTIDYVVTKIPRFAFEKFSTLPNTQPQGFSDRLGTQMKSVGEVMAIGRTFKESFGKALRSLEADVRAEFSTYTTEELWARLYPSPTRIYAVLELLRRGEQVDRLYERTRIEPWFLTQLKEVVEAEHDLETESQRLGDAEDWRYVKSLGLSDARVGELVGVSEAAARKQRLAAGSRPVYKTVDTCAAEFEAYTPYHYSAYELEDEVRPTNKPKVVILGSGPIRIGQGVEFDYATVHAVWALREAGFETIMVNSNPETVSTDYDTADRLYFEPLTLEDVLNLTEHEKPLGAIATLGGQTPLKLARKLAEAGVTLLGTPWEAIHRAEDRAEFNRLCTELGIPQPKGAVARTPEEALQLAETLGYPLMARPSYVLGGRAMQVVHNAEELRWYLNGIYAALAERPSILLDQYLENALELDVDALCDGQRVVVAGIMEHIERAGVHSGDSATILPPISLSPEQLATVKDYTRRLALAVGVKGLINVQYALKDGVVYILEANPRASRTVPFVSKAIGHPLAKYAALIAVGKTLDELGFTQDPTPAFYSVKEVLIPWLKFPGVIPVLGPEMRSTGESMGIDADPYLAYYRAELGVGQRLPLSGKVRFIGADSLKADWEAAGFEASEGDYDLLIALFPHPELRRAVETGKPFITTAEGAKWSLEAIRRARNSGLPVRSLQSWHTG; this is encoded by the coding sequence ATGCCCGCCCGCACCGATCTCAAAAAAATACTCATCATCGGCTCTGGCCCCATCACCATCGGCCAGGCCGCCGAATTCGACTACTCCGGCACCCAGGCCGTCAAGGCCCTGCGTAGCGTGGGCTACGAGGTGGTGCTGGTCAACTCCAACCCCGCTACCATCATGACCGACCCCGAGCTCTCGGAGGGGACGTACCTCGAGCCCCTCACAGTGGAGTTCCTGGAAAAAATCATCGCCCAGGAGCGCCCGGACGCCCTGCTCCCGACCCTGGGGGGACAGACCGCGCTCAACCTCTCGATGGCCCTTTTTGAGCAGGGGATTTTAGAAAAATACGGGGTGGAGCTGATCGGGGCCAATGCCGCCGCCATCAAGAAGGGCGAAGACCGCGAAGAATTCCAGAAAGCCATGCTGAAAATCGGGGTGGACGTACCCCGGGGCAAGATGGTGCACAGCCTGGAAGAGGGGCTGGCCTTTGCCCGCGAGGTGACCGGCTACCCGGTGGTGGTGCGGCCCAGCTTTACCCTGGGGGGCACCGGCGGCGGGATTGCCGAAAACGAAGCAGAGTTCATCGAGATTCTCACCCGTGGGCTCTCGCTCTCCCCCACCCACTCCGCACTCGTGGAAGAGTCCATTGTGGGCTGGAAGGAGTACGAGCTCGAGGTCATGCGCGACAAGAACGACACCGTGGTGATCATCACCTCCATCGAGAACGTAGACCCCATGGGCGTCCACACCGGCGACTCCATCACGGTAGCCCCCGCGCAGACCCTCTCCGATGTGGAGTACCAGAAGATGCGCGATGCGGCCATTGCCATCATCCGCGAGATCGGCGTGGAGACCGGCGGCTCCAACATCCAGTTCGCCATAGACCCCAAGACCGGGCGGATGATCGTGATCGAGATGAACCCCCGGGTCTCGCGCTCCTCGGCCCTGGCCTCCAAGGCCACGGGCTTTCCCATCGCCAAGATTGCCGCTCTGCTGGCGGTGGGCTACACCCTGGACGAGATCCCCAACGACATCACCCAAAAGACCCCGGCCTCCTTCGAGCCCACCATTGACTACGTGGTGACCAAAATTCCCCGCTTTGCCTTCGAGAAGTTCAGCACCCTGCCCAACACCCAGCCACAGGGCTTCTCCGACCGACTCGGCACCCAGATGAAGAGCGTGGGCGAGGTAATGGCCATTGGCCGAACCTTCAAGGAGTCCTTTGGCAAGGCCCTGCGGAGCCTCGAGGCCGACGTGCGGGCAGAGTTCTCCACCTACACCACCGAGGAGCTGTGGGCCCGGCTCTACCCCAGCCCTACGCGAATTTATGCAGTGCTGGAACTGCTGCGGCGGGGCGAACAGGTAGACCGCCTCTATGAGCGCACCAGAATTGAACCCTGGTTCCTGACCCAGCTCAAGGAGGTGGTGGAGGCCGAGCACGACCTCGAGACCGAGAGCCAGCGCCTGGGGGACGCCGAGGACTGGCGCTACGTGAAGAGCCTGGGCCTGTCCGACGCGCGGGTGGGCGAGCTGGTGGGGGTCTCCGAAGCGGCAGCCCGCAAACAGCGCCTGGCCGCAGGCTCCAGGCCGGTTTACAAAACAGTGGACACCTGCGCTGCCGAGTTCGAGGCCTACACCCCCTACCACTACAGCGCCTATGAGCTGGAGGACGAGGTGCGCCCTACCAACAAGCCCAAGGTGGTGATCCTGGGCAGCGGCCCCATCCGCATCGGGCAGGGAGTGGAGTTCGACTACGCCACCGTGCACGCGGTCTGGGCCCTGCGCGAGGCCGGTTTTGAAACCATCATGGTCAACTCCAACCCCGAGACCGTGAGCACCGACTACGACACCGCCGACCGACTCTACTTCGAGCCACTGACGCTGGAAGACGTGCTCAACCTGACCGAGCACGAAAAGCCCCTGGGTGCGATTGCCACCCTGGGCGGCCAGACCCCCCTGAAGCTGGCCAGAAAGCTCGCCGAGGCCGGGGTAACCCTGCTGGGCACCCCCTGGGAGGCCATCCATAGGGCCGAAGACCGCGCCGAGTTCAACCGGCTCTGTACCGAACTGGGCATTCCCCAGCCCAAAGGGGCCGTCGCCCGCACCCCCGAGGAAGCCCTGCAACTGGCCGAGACCCTCGGCTACCCCCTGATGGCCCGGCCCAGCTACGTGCTGGGGGGGCGGGCCATGCAGGTCGTGCACAACGCCGAGGAGCTGCGCTGGTATCTGAACGGCATCTATGCCGCCCTGGCCGAGCGCCCCTCGATTCTCCTGGATCAGTACCTGGAGAACGCCCTCGAGCTCGACGTGGATGCCCTCTGCGACGGACAGCGGGTGGTGGTGGCGGGCATCATGGAGCACATCGAGCGGGCCGGGGTGCACTCCGGCGACTCGGCCACCATCCTGCCCCCCATCTCGCTCTCGCCCGAGCAGCTGGCCACTGTTAAGGACTACACCCGCAGGCTGGCCCTAGCGGTGGGGGTCAAGGGCCTGATCAACGTGCAGTACGCGCTCAAGGACGGCGTGGTTTACATCCTCGAGGCCAACCCCCGCGCCTCCCGCACGGTGCCGTTCGTGTCCAAGGCCATCGGCCACCCGCTCGCCAAGTACGCCGCCCTGATTGCGGTGGGCAAAACCCTGGACGAGCTGGGCTTCACCCAGGATCCCACCCCAGCCTTCTACTCGGTCAAGGAGGTGCTCATCCCCTGGCTCAAGTTCCCGGGGGTGATTCCGGTGCTGGGGCCGGAGATGCGCTCCACCGGCGAGAGCATGGGCATCGACGCCGACCCCTACCTGGCCTACTACCGGGCCGAGCTGGGAGTGGGCCAGCGGCTACCGCTCTCGGGCAAGGTGCGCTTCATCGGTGCCGACAGCCTGAAAGCCGACTGGGAAGCCGCCGGTTTCGAAGCCTCCGAAGGCGACTACGACCTGCTGATTGCCCTCTTCCCCCACCCCGAGCTGCGCCGGGCGGTGGAGACCGGCAAGCCCTTCATCACCACCGCCGAGGGGGCTAAGTGGAGCCTCGAGGCCATCCGGCGGGCCCGGAACTCTGGCCTGCCCGTCCGGTCGCTGCAAAGCTGGCATACTGGGTAG